A DNA window from Candidatus Hydrogenedentota bacterium contains the following coding sequences:
- the obgE gene encoding GTPase ObgE, with translation MFVDHVRARATAGDGGNGCMSFRREAFVPLGGPNGGDGGDGGHVWFTATGRLNTLLDLRYHAHWVGNSGGHGQGKDRHGKKGEDIHVQVPCGTVVREFATGEILADLTEEGAQFLAARGGGGGRGNARFATPTNRAPHFAEKGAPGEKREYLLELKLIADVGLVGLPNAGKSTLLSVISAARPKIADYPFTTLTPNLGVVALSDHRVMTVADIPGIIEGASEGKGLGLDFLRHIERTRVLLFLVDLGDPAPLETLSILKAELRAHSVPLSEKPFLIAFNKADVTENRERYPKLAKKVPGALLLSGAARQGVDELLEVVWKEVEAARRVDDEAEEDASVPVREYTYQAPFSVQRIPQGFEVTGEGPVRAVNMTEFSNDEAVEHLHRRLKKLGVLSALKRMGAAEGQIVRIGGVDLEYRPD, from the coding sequence GTGTTTGTAGACCATGTGAGAGCCAGAGCCACGGCGGGCGACGGCGGAAACGGCTGCATGAGCTTCCGCCGCGAGGCCTTCGTGCCCCTGGGTGGCCCCAACGGCGGCGACGGCGGCGACGGCGGCCATGTCTGGTTCACCGCGACCGGACGGCTCAACACGCTGCTGGACCTGCGCTACCACGCGCACTGGGTGGGCAACAGCGGCGGCCACGGCCAGGGAAAGGACCGCCACGGCAAAAAGGGCGAGGACATCCACGTCCAGGTGCCCTGCGGGACCGTGGTGCGCGAATTCGCCACCGGGGAGATCCTCGCCGACCTGACCGAGGAGGGCGCCCAGTTCCTCGCCGCGCGCGGCGGCGGCGGCGGCCGGGGCAACGCGCGCTTCGCGACCCCGACCAACCGTGCGCCGCACTTCGCGGAGAAGGGCGCCCCGGGGGAGAAGCGGGAGTACCTGCTGGAGCTGAAGCTCATCGCCGATGTCGGGCTGGTCGGCCTGCCCAACGCGGGCAAGTCCACCCTGCTCTCTGTGATCTCGGCGGCGCGGCCGAAAATCGCCGACTACCCCTTCACCACCCTCACGCCAAACCTGGGCGTGGTGGCGCTGTCCGACCACCGGGTCATGACCGTGGCGGACATTCCGGGCATCATCGAGGGCGCGTCGGAGGGCAAGGGGCTGGGACTCGACTTCCTGCGCCACATCGAGCGCACCCGGGTGCTGCTCTTCCTCGTGGACCTGGGCGACCCGGCCCCCCTGGAGACCCTGAGCATCCTCAAGGCGGAGCTGCGCGCCCACAGCGTCCCGCTGTCCGAAAAGCCCTTCCTCATCGCCTTCAACAAGGCGGACGTTACGGAGAACCGCGAGCGGTACCCCAAACTCGCCAAGAAGGTCCCCGGCGCCCTGCTGCTCTCCGGCGCGGCCCGGCAGGGGGTGGACGAACTCCTCGAGGTGGTCTGGAAAGAGGTGGAGGCCGCGCGCCGGGTGGACGATGAAGCGGAGGAGGATGCATCGGTGCCCGTCCGGGAATATACTTACCAGGCGCCGTTCTCCGTCCAGCGGATCCCGCAGGGATTCGAGGTGACGGGGGAGGGCCCGGTGCGGGCGGTGAACATGACGGAGTTCTCGAACGACGAGGCCGTGGAGCACCTCCACCGCCGGCTGAAGAAGCTGGGCGTGCTGAGCGCCCTCAAGCGCATGGGCGCCGCCGAGGGGCAGATCGTCCGCATCGGCGGGGTGGACTTGGAATACCGGCCGGACTGA
- the rpmA gene encoding 50S ribosomal protein L27 codes for MAHKKAGGSSRNGRDSNAQRLGVKKYGGQKVVAGNIIIRQRGTRVHPGENCGVGKDHTLFATADGVVRFRFYKKGRQCVDIVVPAAE; via the coding sequence ATGGCACACAAGAAGGCGGGCGGAAGCTCCCGTAACGGCCGCGACAGCAACGCGCAGCGGCTCGGGGTCAAGAAGTACGGCGGCCAGAAGGTGGTCGCGGGCAACATCATCATCCGGCAGCGCGGCACGCGCGTCCACCCCGGCGAGAACTGCGGCGTGGGCAAGGACCACACCCTTTTCGCCACGGCCGACGGCGTTGTGCGGTTCCGCTTCTACAAGAAGGGCCGCCAGTGCGTGGACATCGTCGTCCCCGCAGCCGAGTGA
- a CDS encoding DUF108 domain-containing protein, producing MTKMRVGIVGCGNIASELCRAVCGGGIAAEIVTLHDCDAQRAEGLRERFKLNAEVMTLEDAVAGADFVVESAVAAAVPDVVRLSAKHRRNCLVMSVSGLMLNLEVLEDARDANIIVRMPSGAICGLDGVRAAMQAGVDEVTLTTRKPPRGLAGAPFLVEHGITLDGLTEPYIVFEGSALDAVKAFPANVNVAAALSLAGIGPERTTVRVIADPAATTNSHEIHARGAFGELTAITANRPSPDNPRSSWLASLSAVYELKMEALAWAAARHAAAHARRTE from the coding sequence ATGACCAAGATGCGAGTCGGCATCGTCGGATGCGGCAATATCGCCTCCGAGCTTTGCCGGGCGGTGTGCGGCGGCGGCATTGCCGCCGAGATTGTGACATTGCATGACTGCGACGCGCAACGCGCGGAGGGTCTGCGCGAACGGTTCAAGTTGAATGCCGAGGTGATGACGCTGGAAGATGCGGTCGCCGGCGCCGACTTTGTGGTCGAGAGCGCCGTGGCGGCGGCGGTTCCGGACGTGGTGCGCCTGTCCGCGAAGCACCGGCGCAACTGCCTGGTGATGAGCGTGTCCGGGCTGATGCTGAACCTGGAGGTGCTGGAGGACGCGCGGGACGCGAACATCATCGTGCGGATGCCGTCGGGCGCGATCTGCGGCCTGGACGGGGTCCGCGCGGCGATGCAGGCGGGGGTGGACGAGGTGACGCTGACGACGCGGAAGCCGCCGCGCGGGCTGGCGGGCGCGCCCTTCCTGGTGGAGCACGGCATCACGCTGGACGGGCTCACGGAGCCGTACATTGTGTTTGAGGGCAGCGCGCTGGACGCGGTGAAGGCGTTTCCGGCGAATGTGAACGTGGCGGCGGCGCTGAGTCTGGCGGGGATCGGCCCCGAGCGGACGACGGTGCGGGTGATTGCGGACCCCGCGGCGACGACGAACTCGCACGAGATCCACGCGCGGGGCGCGTTTGGCGAGCTGACGGCGATCACGGCGAACCGGCCGTCGCCGGACAACCCGCGGTCGAGCTGGCTGGCGTCGCTGTCGGCGGTGTACGAGTTGAAAATGGAGGCTCTTGCCTGGGCGGCGGCGCGACATGCCGCGGCGCACGCCCGGCGGACGGAATAG
- the rplU gene encoding 50S ribosomal protein L21 — protein MYAVVKTGGKQYKVDEGDLIRVEKIDKPVGDLVELDEVTLVADAGAVTAGADALASAKVVAQVAGHGLAKKIRVYKYKKRKGYERTQGHRQMYTELLIQKIQR, from the coding sequence ATGTATGCAGTGGTGAAGACCGGCGGAAAACAGTACAAGGTGGACGAGGGCGACCTCATCCGCGTGGAAAAGATTGACAAGCCCGTGGGCGACCTGGTGGAGCTGGACGAGGTGACCCTGGTCGCCGACGCCGGCGCCGTCACGGCCGGCGCGGACGCGCTGGCCTCCGCGAAGGTGGTCGCGCAGGTGGCGGGCCACGGCCTGGCCAAGAAGATCCGGGTGTACAAGTACAAGAAGCGGAAAGGCTACGAGCGCACGCAGGGCCACCGCCAGATGTACACCGAGCTGCTCATCCAGAAAATCCAGCGATAA